A portion of the Lolium rigidum isolate FL_2022 chromosome 1, APGP_CSIRO_Lrig_0.1, whole genome shotgun sequence genome contains these proteins:
- the LOC124707817 gene encoding putrescine hydroxycinnamoyltransferase 1-like, producing MVTEASSRSTSALNTRRKMGVYEEVRVAEWCMLTPSEETPRHGLWLTPIDLSWASTGHTPTVHLYRSDAGGAVDGFFDVARLKAALAKALVAFYPLAGRLGVDTEGRPQIDCAGQGVLFVVAHSALTVDELSSFQPSPELKRLFVPRVEEYSPSLMCGVQVNLLKCGGVALGVAMHHIAVDAIGAFHFFRTWSAFCRDGDAAATALERPCHDRTLLRARSPPVIHPDALTLFCPPKEQQPPSEEPMPSPGAVANQIFTLSKDQVAALKRACTSGASTFCAVSAHVWRCVCAARQLPPDATARLIFPANVRGSVRPPLPDSYFGNGIIMLSVTGKVQDITSGEQLDSVACRIRGAIRRMDDEMVRSAIDYMEIAGSQSQTDAPTGSVPPETDLRVVSWKGTLVYGTDFGWGKPVVVLRAEQPRAGIAYLIDGTDGSMRVLLSAEPATVNGLQHLLYANI from the exons ATGGTTACGGAGG CCTCTTCTCGGTCGACCTCAGCTCTGAACACAAGAAGAAAAATGGGTGTGTACGAGGAAGTGAGGGTGGCGGAGTGGTGCATGTTGACGCCCAGCGAGGAGACGCCGAGGCATGGCCTGTGGCTTACCCCAATCGACCTCTCGTGGGCGAGCACAGGCCACACCCCGACCGTGCACTTGTACCGCTCCGACGCCGGTGGTGCCGTCGACGGCTTCTTCGACGTGGCAAGGCTGAAGGCTGCGCTGGCAAAGGCTCTGGTGGCCTTCTACCCGCTGGCCGGCCGTCTCGGCGTCGACACCGAGGGTCGGCCACAGATTGATTGCGCCGGCCAGGGCGTGCTCTTCGTGGTCGCTCACTCGGCCCTCACCGTTGACGAATTGAGCAGCTTCCAGCCGTCGCCGGAGCTTAAGAGGCTCTTCGTTCCACGCGTCGAGGAGTACTCGCCGTCCCTCATGTGCGGCGTCCAGGTGAACTTGTTGAAGTGCGGTGGGGTGGCCTTAGGGGTGGCTATGCACCACATCGCCGTCGATGCCATCGGCGCGTTCCACTTCTTCCGGACGTGGTCTGCCTTCTGCAGGGATGGCGACGCCGCGGCGACGGCGCTGGAGCGCCCATGCCACGACCGCACCCTCCTGCGCGCACGCTCCCCGCCCGTCATCCACCCCGACGCGCTCACCTTGTTCTGCCCCCCAAAGGAGCAACAACCGCCGTCCGAGGAGCCTATGCCATCGCCGGGCGCAGTGGCGAACCAGATCTTCACCCTCTCCAAGGATCAGGTCGCGGCTCTCAAGCGTGCCTGCACCAGCGGAGCGAGCACCTTCTGTGCCGTGAGCGCCCACGTGTGGCGGTGCGTGTGCGCCGCCCGCCAGCTGCCGCCTGACGCCACGGCGCGCCTCATCTTCCCGGCGAACGTCCGGGGCAGCGTGAGGCCGCCGCTTCCGGACAGCTACTTCGGGAACGGGATCATCATGCTGAGCGTGACGGGCAAGGTGCAGGACATCACCTCAGGGGAGCAGCTGGACTCCGTCGCGTGCCGGATCAGAGGGGCCATCCGGCGGATGGACGATGAGATGGTCCGTTCGGCGATCGACTACATGGAGATCGCCGGCAGCCAGAGCCAGACAGATGCTCCTACGGGGAGCGTCCCGCCGGAGACCGACCTGAGGGTGGTTAGCTGGAAAGGCACGCTAGTGTACGGCACGGATTTCGGGTGGGGGAAGCCGGTGGTGGTGCTCCGCGCCGAGCAACCGCGTGCCGGGATCGCCTACCTCATCGACGGTACCGACGGCAGCATGCGCGTCCTCCTGTCCGCGGAACCTGCAACTGTCAACGGTCTCCAGCACCTCCTTTACGCCAACATTTAA